In one Procambarus clarkii isolate CNS0578487 chromosome 29, FALCON_Pclarkii_2.0, whole genome shotgun sequence genomic region, the following are encoded:
- the LOC123765153 gene encoding golgin subfamily A member 6-like protein 25, with translation MRDRTKKRTHYPLNHNLELISMGKKVKSVALPPTVGVACRHSHEGPASCELRELHELESKLRELESKLRELESKLRELEGKLRELEGELRELEGKLRELEGELRELEGKLREREGKLRELESKLREREGKLRELEGKLREFEGKLREREGKLRELESKLREREGKLRELESKLRELESKLLELEGKLRELESKLRELESELRELESKLHEPEMSFVSLKVSFVSFALTHVGSTVRVS, from the coding sequence ATGAGAGATAGAACGAAGAAAAGAACACATTACCCATTAAACCATAACCTTGAATTAATCTCAATGGGTAAAAAAGTGAAGAGCGTGGCACTCCCTCCCACAGTGGGCGTGGCGTGTCGCCACTCACACGAAGGGCCTGCTTCGTGTGAGCTTCGTGAGCTTCACGAGCTTGAAAGTAAGCTTCGTGAGCTTGAAAGTAAGCTTCGTGAGCTTGAAAGTAAGCTTCGTGAGCTTGAAGGTAAGCTTCGTGAGCTTGAAGGTGAGCTTCGTGAGCTTGAAGGTAAGCTTCGTGAGCTTGAAGGTGAGCTTCGTGAGCTTGAAGGTAAGCTTCGTGAGCGTGAAGGTAAGCTTCGTGAGCTTGAAAGTAAGCTTCGTGAGCGTGAAGGTAAGCTTCGTGAGCTTGAAGGTAAGCTTCGTGAGTTTGAAGGTAAGCTTCGTGAGCGTGAAGGTAAGCTTCGTGAGCTTGAAAGTAAGCTTCGTGAGCGTGAAGGTAAGCTTCGTGAGCTTGAAAGTAAGCTTCGTGAACTTGAAAGTAAGCTTCTTGAGCTTGAAGGTAAGCTTCGTGAGCTTGAAAGTAAACTTCGTGAGCTTGAAAGTGAGCTTCGTGAGCTTGAAAGCAAGCTTCATGAGCCTGAAATGAGCTTCGTGAGCTTGAAAGTGAGCTTCGTGAGCTTCgccctcacacacgtggggtccacggttcgagtctcttaG